TGGGTCTGTGGTGAACATGTCGCTTCCCATTGTTTTAGCTATTGATGACGAGACCAAGGAGCGAATTGGGTCGTCTCCCAACGTGGGTTTGGTTGGACCCAATGGAGATTTGGTCGGTATTCTTCAAAGGTTAGTCGTTTTCAGTACGggaataaatttgaataatcgtTTGCTCGTTGATTCCGGTATCAATTGAATAGTGTTTGTTATTTGTTAAAATATGTGAATTAACGAGAGCAGGTTATCGACACCGTACATGTTAGTTTGGGATTTCAAGAGAAGGTTGTTAGGTGCCGCaatagaaaattaagaaaattttgacAATGTAAGTTGAAGGGTGTCTTTTCTgattataaaatctaaatagttcgtcttattcttgtttctatatttatctttttctttgcaACGACATACCCGTCTGACTCTTAGATATGTTAATGTTTAGCTGAAATTCATCCTCGTATATAGGCAGAATTTAAGTGAAATTTGATGCATTTGAGTTGGCTGTGCACGCTGGATCTAAACTTCCCATAAATCTTGAATCGATGAATACTCGGAGAAAATACCCAGAACTTATGTACCGCTGGGGGTTGTTGATTGAAATGAACCTTGGGACTTTTCTAATTGTGTCGTGACCACGGTCAAGATGACGAAACTGCTCTTAGTCTGCTCGGGAACAATACTAAATGGTGCCTCTGCCTGTTGTTTTCATGTTATCCTTTCCCCTTCTTTCTATCCTCGTGTGTGGTGCTCGTGTGAACATGGGCCGCATTGTATTTGACTGGCCATATCTTGATTTTATTCGGCACTTCTGAGGccctcaaatctggaaaatcaatcattttctcttttccccctttatttaaatcatagtttctttatatttaacaGAGTTTGGTTGCACAATACTAACTATAAATGTGTTTCTAGTCCATGTTATTGATTGTCATCCTAAgtttttctgcttttttttttttttttttgcagcatTGAAATATACAAGCataacaaagaagaaagaatagcTAGAACTTGGGGTACAACTGCTCCAGGATTGCCATATGTTGAGGAGGTTATCACTCCAGCTGGAAATTGGCTGGTTGGTGGAGACCTGGAAGTCTTGAGTCCTATCAAATATAATGATGGACTTGATCACTACAGGCTCTCACCTCAACAACTCCGGAAGGAATTTGACGGGCGACAGGCAGATGCAGTTTTTGCTTTTCAATTAAGGAACCCCGTCCACAATGGGCATGCCTTACTAATGAATGATACACGCAGGCGACTTTTGGAAATGGGTTACAAGAATCCAATTTTATTGTTGCATCCTTTGGGAGGTTTCACAAAGGCAGATGATGTTCCTCTGGATGTTCGGATGGAGCAACATAGCAAGGTTTCTTGTATAACACTGAGTAATAATGAGTTTGGCAACTAATTGCCACTAAAACCCCTTGCTGGTTCTTTGAATATCTCTGCAATAAGTCTAATTGCCATTGCATGGGACATAGCTTTTCAGTACCTAAACTTTATAAGAACTAAATGAAATCATTTGATGATTTCATTGAATGGTCCCCCTATTAAAACTCAATCATCATTTTGGTGAAAAAGTGATCTTTGTACATCTAACTTGTGTTTCCATGTGTTCGATTGAAATTTAATTGATACATTCTTCAGTGTCCTAAATGTCAGTTTTGCTCACGGTTTTTGTTTCTGCTCAGGTCCTAGAAGATGGAGTTCTAGATCCAGAGACAACGATTGTAGCCATATTTCCATCACCTATGCATTATGCCGGTCCAACTGAAGTACAGTGGCATGCAAAAGCACGAATAAATGCAGGTGCCAATTTTTACATTGTTGGTCGTGATCCTGCAGGTATGGGTCATCCAACTGAGAAGAGGGATTTATATGACCCCGATCATGGGAAAAGGGTCCTAAGCATGGCTCTTGGCCTGGAGAAGCTAAATATTTTGCCTTTTAGGGTAGGTAACATTATGCTTTGCCTTAAGGCTGGACTGTCGAAGCTCTATTGCGTATTTCCATCTCATTGCTTCCAACGAGATTTCTATATTATTGCTTCCTGCATTATCTGcattatctttctttatttttaccaatcaaaacaaaaatatctgcattatcttttctttcaaatcTACTTATTTGTAACATCAAAACTCTGCTAGATGTTCAGGATTGCGAATAATAGGAAATTATCTTGATGGTTTAAGTACTTTTTCTCCCAAGGCAGTTATTAGTTATTAGTCTATTTTTGTGTAAGTTCCCTGAACGATGAGAATGGTTGTGGTGTACTTTTAACAAATACATTTCATGCCGTTATCTCCTATGTCTCTTCAAACTGATGAAGTCAGGAACTTTAGGAAATGGTCCATGTTTTTATATACCAGCTTCATATTAGCAAGCTCAAACTGGAATTCCTAAATATGCTTTTTGAATGGCTTTCAATCTGCACCACTTTCAAGCCTTAATTCTTTCCGTCTCCTCTTTAATGACAtgttttacatataaaaaacacTTGAAAGAGGTGGTATAAACGCAGTACATACTTAGCAGTTTCACAAGTATCTAAAGCTAACCTTCTGAGTCCCTACACAATGATTCATTTCATCACTGCATGCAGtttacttcatcttcttccttccttcctcaCAACACACCTGTTGTGTGTGTGCGCTCTTAATCTTCTTTCTTCCTCATAAACTGCAGGTGGCAGCATATGACACTGTGGATAAAAAGATGGCATTTTTTGATCCCTCACGTGCAAAAGATTTCCTCTTCATATCAGGAACCAAGGTAGAACTATATCTTGTTTCATGGTTGCTGGTAAAACATCTGAAGCTCTATGGACctgaaaatttttttagaattctgTATAGCTTTACCTGGGTAAATTAGATTGGGTTGCTGAATGTTGAGTCAGAAAGTGGGTTGCGCTTTTTATAGAAGCTACCTGTATAGTAAGATTGACATAACGGGATCGTTTCTGGAAACTGATGATAGTTAGTGATTTGACCATTTATTAGGCCAAAGTCTACTATGGTCAACATTTAACAGAGCacaaatgaatttgaaaaaatggggTCATGACATCATAAGCGCTCTTTGAAATGgaattgaagattttaaaaaggAAGAACCTTCAAATCTTGTTTGTTCTGATAATTTTAATAGAATCATGCGTTGTAGTTTTCCTGGACTGGTTCGTGAGAGTCCATTGAGATATCTTTTTACTGGCTATTAGGCACCTCATGTCATTTTTAGAATTCTGCACCTTATTAGTTGGATTTACTGTGCTGTTTCAGATGAGGACTTATGCAAGGAATGGAGAGAACCCTCCTGATGGTTTTATGTGCCCCAGTGGGTGGAAGGTGCTCGTCAAATATTATGAGAGCTTGCAAGCTGAAGAGGCGTCCCTGCAGCAAGCTGTGTTAACTACTTAGATCTAAAACAGAGTTTTTCGTGAGTTAACTCCTTTTCTTATTTTCCCTTTCTTACCTATTTTTGGAGTAAATGGCAAAATTATATTGCAGTAGGGACCAAGGAGCAGTACTATTtcatattagtattaattagcAAGACACGAGAATGAGCTAAACCTCTCTTTGATGAGTGGGTGGGCTTCATTTTTCAAGTCAGATATATTTGGTATGCGTGTAAAATATACTTAAATTTCTTAAGAGCATAGATatatgcttgaaaaaaaaaaaaaaaaaaagttcggtATTTTCTCTGCACAAACCACAAATTCTCGGCCCAGTATTCGTCACTTCGGTAGGTCCAGAAGTGAACACTGTTTAATGGGCCCGAGAAAGTAGTTACCTAGCCCATTGAGCCTCCCATGTTCTTAATTGGGCTTCAGTTAGGCTTATGTGTCAAATTCAGAAAATCTGAAATATTAACCATTTAACCTAATATTAAGTTGGAAAATTACcaggtatatatatacactatattagtatttttcatcTCTATCAACCATTAGAATTTAGATCaggtttattttgttaaaataacaaaatcactATAGATATTAATTTTCTCCCACAATGAAGTTGGGCCTCATTTAATGAGTTTGGGCCTGGTGGATTATACTCTCATTTCCATTTTCGTTCATAAGAGCATTCACGTTGGGCTGAACAAAAGTTTTGCTAAATTTtactcaaaaattatatttctctaTTATAACTATTCATCTTCCCAAAACTTCCTACATCTCACTccatattctttctttctttctttatttttattattttttaactatttttatttttattttaactactTAGTTATCTGTCTTCTTCCTTGTGCtttgaattattaatttctagcaaagattttaaagaaaattttaaattattttagtcaaagacgataatattttcaaaagatatccattctttttttcaaaatttgcatTTTCCAAAGTgataagatttcattgaaaatcAATATCATCTTAATGGTAACATTTTTTCCAAACTCCAGCGGTCATACTATTAAAATTTGCCCTTTCATATggtattttatcattttctaataGTTAAATCTTccacaataataatttttcttttcctaacgatcatatttttaatataatcccAAAATACTCATCCGAATTTGGAGCTCAAACTACTAAAATTTGTGACCATATTTTACTCAAAAAATTAGGTTTTGCTGAGTTGGATGTGGATGCTGTTATTGAGCTCATGGTTTGCcattaataatagaaaaattttaaacataagaTTTATATTCCTGCAcaacacttaaaaatatataattttatcattttatccaaaatatgaaatatgaaatactaGCCCTTAATAATAATAGCTACAGTGAGTCGTTGGGTTTGAACTTGTTTGTTTCCGGATGAACACTAGCCCTAGTCCCCTCGGCATTGCCTACTTTTGAGCCTAACCTCATTCCTACCAAGTCTAGCGCCAGGCCCCCTTCCTACTCTCTAAAACCAGGCCGGTTGCGGTCgttatt
This genomic interval from Juglans microcarpa x Juglans regia isolate MS1-56 chromosome 4D, Jm3101_v1.0, whole genome shotgun sequence contains the following:
- the LOC121260798 gene encoding ATP sulfurylase 2: MSLSMKLHVTNHLNRKLYPQTSERSSYTDYKTKIRTNPIYHRNPLISKAYKPTMHVSSSFSSCCPVKSSLIDPDGGALVDLVVPESERVKKILEAEALPKVRLTKIDIEWVLVISEGWASPLRGFMRENEYLQSLHFSCLRMEDGSVVNMSLPIVLAIDDETKERIGSSPNVGLVGPNGDLVGILQSIEIYKHNKEERIARTWGTTAPGLPYVEEVITPAGNWLVGGDLEVLSPIKYNDGLDHYRLSPQQLRKEFDGRQADAVFAFQLRNPVHNGHALLMNDTRRRLLEMGYKNPILLLHPLGGFTKADDVPLDVRMEQHSKVLEDGVLDPETTIVAIFPSPMHYAGPTEVQWHAKARINAGANFYIVGRDPAGMGHPTEKRDLYDPDHGKRVLSMALGLEKLNILPFRVAAYDTVDKKMAFFDPSRAKDFLFISGTKMRTYARNGENPPDGFMCPSGWKVLVKYYESLQAEEASLQQAVLTT